In Nitrospirota bacterium, the genomic window TCGGCCGCCTGGGCGGGGGGTGAAGCCCCCGGGGCTGCTGACCCGCCGGTCAGGCGGGCTTTTTCGGCGGAGGCCGCCCTTCAGAGAAAAGGCGGCCTCTCTTGTTTTGCCGTCCAATCCTCGCCGAGCCGCCTTGACGCCGTCCGCCCCCACGGGTTTAAATACCGTATGAAACGGCCGCTCCTTCTCGTCCTGGCAATCCTTCTCCTTGCGGGCTGCTCCAAGGCGGTAAAGCCCGAGACCCCTCCGCCTTATGACGTGGCCAAGGACTTCGAGGAAGCCAACCACCTTCTGTCGAAGAAGAACTACGACGAGGCCAGGAGCCACTTCGAGGACGTCAAGCGCAGGGACACCGAGATGAAGTACGCCCCCCTGGCCCAGCTCAGGATAGCGGACTCCTACGTCGAGGAGGAGGAGCCGGAGCTGGCCGTCGACGAGTACCAGCAGTTTCTGGACAGCTATCCGTCCCACAAGTACGCCGCCTATGCCCAGTACCAGATAGGGATGGCCTACTACACGCAGATAAAGGGGCCGGCGCGGGGCTTCGGCGCCGCCGTGAGGGCCCTGGGCGCCTTTGAGAGCCTCAACCGAATCTATCCGCGCAACCCCTACCGCGAGTCCGTGAAGTTCAAGATAGACCGCTGCCGCCAGGTCATCGCGGACCACGAGTACATGGTGGGAGACTTCTACTACAGGCAGTCGGCCTACAGTGGCGCCATCGGGCGGCTGGAGAGCCTGCTCCGGGACTTCCCCGCGTACAACAAGGCCCCCGAGGTCCTGTACCGCCTGGCCGTAAGCCACAA contains:
- the bamD gene encoding outer membrane protein assembly factor BamD translates to MKRPLLLVLAILLLAGCSKAVKPETPPPYDVAKDFEEANHLLSKKNYDEARSHFEDVKRRDTEMKYAPLAQLRIADSYVEEEEPELAVDEYQQFLDSYPSHKYAAYAQYQIGMAYYTQIKGPARGFGAAVRALGAFESLNRIYPRNPYRESVKFKIDRCRQVIADHEYMVGDFYYRQSAYSGAIGRLESLLRDFPAYNKAPEVLYRLAVSHKHLGEDQKAEQDLEMLKKRFPGHELIKKTEEALADIEKERGH